A window from Pirellulales bacterium encodes these proteins:
- a CDS encoding glycosyltransferase family 4 protein, whose translation MPRLLIVCEYPTVLGGERSMLATLPATRQAGFDVIVAAPPDGPLAQKLNEHGVTHAHWQTASANTSRYPLEYLREKLGGIIRTVGPALLHANSLSTSRIAGRVAREHRIPSIGHLRDIVKLTEQAVADLNQHTKLIAVSEATRDFHVAQGLDAVKCVVLYNGVDLTEFRPRSPTGYLHHELALPANDRFIAVIGQLGLRKGAEIAIDAALQVAELLPRLHWLIVGERTSNKLESHEFVARLHEIANRPILASRVHFLGSRCDIPQLLNECRMLVHPARQEPLGRVLLEAAASGLVVIATNVGGTPEIFPRTSNSAALVPPNDSSAIAQTVAKLDSNDCLRHSLAANARRRAEEAFDIRDAAQRLISIYQSLLP comes from the coding sequence ATGCCCCGGCTGCTCATCGTCTGCGAGTATCCCACGGTCCTCGGCGGTGAACGCTCGATGCTCGCCACGCTGCCCGCCACGCGGCAGGCCGGGTTCGACGTAATCGTCGCCGCGCCGCCCGATGGCCCTCTCGCGCAAAAGCTAAACGAGCACGGCGTCACCCATGCCCATTGGCAAACCGCGAGCGCAAACACATCACGCTATCCGCTTGAGTACCTCCGTGAAAAACTGGGCGGCATCATCCGCACGGTCGGCCCAGCGCTGCTGCACGCGAACAGCCTTTCCACATCCCGCATCGCGGGTCGGGTGGCAAGAGAACACCGCATTCCCAGCATCGGCCACCTTCGCGACATTGTGAAGCTTACGGAACAAGCAGTTGCCGATTTGAATCAGCACACGAAACTCATCGCGGTTTCCGAAGCCACACGCGATTTCCATGTTGCCCAGGGATTGGACGCGGTAAAGTGTGTCGTTTTGTACAACGGCGTCGACCTGACCGAATTTCGCCCGCGCTCACCAACTGGCTACTTACACCACGAGCTGGCACTGCCCGCAAATGACCGGTTCATCGCCGTGATTGGCCAACTCGGACTCCGCAAAGGCGCGGAAATCGCGATTGATGCGGCGCTACAAGTTGCTGAATTGCTGCCCCGATTGCATTGGCTCATCGTCGGCGAACGAACGTCGAACAAGTTGGAATCTCACGAATTTGTCGCCCGGCTGCACGAGATCGCAAACCGACCAATTCTCGCCAGCCGCGTCCATTTCCTCGGCAGCCGCTGTGACATACCGCAATTGCTCAACGAATGTCGGATGCTTGTTCATCCCGCCCGTCAGGAGCCGCTCGGTCGCGTTCTCTTGGAAGCTGCCGCATCTGGCTTGGTGGTCATCGCGACGAATGTCGGTGGCACGCCTGAGATCTTTCCGCGTACCTCCAACTCCGCGGCACTTGTACCGCCCAACGATTCCTCAGCGATTGCCCAGACGGTCGCCAAGCTAGACAGTAATGATTGCCTCCGCCATTCTCTGGCTGCCAATGCTCGCCGACGCGCGG